The candidate division KSB1 bacterium nucleotide sequence TACTTTGAGAAAAGGTTTCGGAAAGAATAAAATTGAGTATAAATACCAGGAATTTGGATATGCTAATATCCTGTCTTTTCCGGAGAACGATCCAATGCATCCGTTCTTTTTTATCCATTATTCCAGTCCTGCCAAAGATCATGTGATTCATTTGAATCATCCGAATACCGCCCAGAAATTGTATGCTGTTTGGATCCCGGAACACATTTACCGCGAAAACCTCGAGAAATTCCAAAGTTTTGCCGCCGGCAATCCTTCTCATGTTGAACTCTCTTACACAAACACACCTGTAAAAGTCATTGAATTGGACAGTGGAAAAATTTATCTTGTGAGTGATAATTATTCCGGCCGCATAGTTGGCGCCACCGTTCTGGTGAAAAAAATCAGCCAGACAAAGTTATTGCTTGAGAATTCGTTTAAGCAGAAGTTTGATTTTTATTCCACGCCGAGAGGACGGAGCATATTAATTCCTCCTCAGTTTACGTTCGGTATTTGGTTGGAATTTTTAGAACAATAGCAAAAACCGTTGTTTGCGATTCATTCTTTTACCTATAAAACTAAATCGTCATTTTTAAAAGTGAGGCAGGTATGATAAACAGAACTAAATGGATCGAAAGAAAATTTGAATTTCATGATCCGGTCGGAGTCTTTCCCTGTATTTTGGCACGCCTGCGTGGAACCCCGGTTCGAATAGGCGAAATCACCCGAGATTTACCGCCGGGCATTCTTGTCATTAGAGCGGCTGACAGTTGGTCTATTCAGGAAAATGTCGGTCACTTGCTGGATCTGGAAGAACTGGGTGAAAAAAGACTGGCCGATTTTTTGTCAAATGCAGATGTTCTCACTCCGGCGGATATGACAAATACAAAAACCCACGGTGGGAATCATAACTCCGGTTCTATGAAGGATCTCCTGCAAAAATTCAGAGATGCCCGGCAAGACCTGGTTTCCAAACTGGCAGACCTTAGCGGAGAACAAGTGGCTATCTCTATTTTGCATCCCCGCATCAATAAACCCATGCGTATCATCGATTGGGCGTTTTTTATGGCAGAGCACGACGATAACCATGTGGCGAGAATTATCGAATTAGCGAAGATTTTGCAAAGGGGTAATAATGCTTCTTTATGCGAGCATCCTGAGTAGCCGACAGTTTCATCGTCGTATTTTTCTTACTCTGAATTTATCTTTTTGAGAGATACAGAAGTGATTTTTTATTTTGTCTCGATATTTTGATATAATCATTTTCATTACCTCAAGTTTTTCTGATCCTGTCGCATCTTCTAGTCTTAGTAGTATGATTCCTTTATGATCCATTAGAAGAATGATATACTAATTCTCCGAAATCTTTGTCCATAGTAATAATCATCCTTTCTTCACTAGCTGCTATTTTTAGAATATCAATATCAGACAATTTGGGATCGATAGATCTTACTGTTTTTGTATCATGACCAACATTTATGAGAAATTCTTCAATCTTTATGCCAACCCCAACATCCACTAAAAACTTCAATTCAATCAAGCTTATGTTGAAGATTCTACAGGAAATACCTGTTCTTCATCAACCAAGTCTGCAACATACGAATAAACAGCTTGAAAGTCTTCTTTTTCTAATTCCGGATATTCTTCTAATAATTCCTTTTCAGAAATACCGCCAGCTAAAGCGCGTAATATTTGTTCAACAGTGATTCTCATTCCTCTTATAGTTGGTTTTCCAACCATTATATCCGGATTAATGGTTATTCGCGCTATTGATTTCACCATTTTAACACTCCTAATGTTGAATCGA carries:
- a CDS encoding DUF433 domain-containing protein, which produces MVKSIARITINPDIMVGKPTIRGMRITVEQILRALAGGISEKELLEEYPELEKEDFQAVYSYVADLVDEEQVFPVESST
- a CDS encoding DinB family protein, giving the protein MINRTKWIERKFEFHDPVGVFPCILARLRGTPVRIGEITRDLPPGILVIRAADSWSIQENVGHLLDLEELGEKRLADFLSNADVLTPADMTNTKTHGGNHNSGSMKDLLQKFRDARQDLVSKLADLSGEQVAISILHPRINKPMRIIDWAFFMAEHDDNHVARIIELAKILQRGNNASLCEHPE